CTGATTTCAAAATCAAGATTTGGACAAGGGCAAAGCTTGCTTATCACAATTGTATTTTGTCTGTGGAACCATGAGTAGGCCTAAGTGGTGACTGTCTGACCTCAAGGTCATGGTGCGAATAGAAAAGCTCAATAACTCAGATAAATAAGGAGTGAGGTGGTTATGAGCTTTagaaacaagtaataaaaagtttaaatcctATTCTAAAATGTATGGGAAGCCAAcgttgtaaaaataaaacaggtgtAATGTGTTTCCCGTCTGGAAGCATGCGTTAAAAGGTGAGCTGCTGCATTCTGGATAAGTTGGAGGCAACTAAGGGATGCCTTTGGACACTGAAACAGCCTTTATCAGgtcaaaacagtttaaaaaaggcTTGACCTTAGTTAGAAGGTGTAGACGATAAAGGTCAGACACAACAACAGAGGCTATTCGTTTGTCAAATTTTAAATCCTTGTCAAATATGACCCCTAGGTTTTTGACACAGTCCCTGAAATTAGAAGTCACAAACCCAAAGTCAATGACAGCTTTATGCCAAAAACCTCCCAAAacattctctctcttttttttttttttgttaatataaaaacaaaaacaaaatctggtTTAGCTACTGCTGGATTGCTGAGATGCAATCAAAGACACTGTTGTGGATTACTGCATCCTGCCGTTAATGGCAAGTAAATGTACAAAACATTTGCATATAGATCCAAGTGGCAGAATATCTATGCAACAAAGCAGGGGGCCTAAAATGGAACCTTGTGGCACGGTAAATAAAAGAGGAGAAATAGAGGACGAGAAGCCATTGAGCAtgacaaaaaaggtttttgtctgTCAGGTAAGAGGTAAACCACTTCAACTCAGTATCACAAATACTTCCTCTCTCTATTAACATGACGTGTTGATTAATTCAGCCCACAATACATTTTTTGCAGTCCCTTTCTTCATAAGTTctttaatttaatatattttaataacagcttttattattattattattattattattattattattattattattattattattattattattattattattattattattattatcatcatcatcaattaATTCTGGGCTATGCATAGACTGGTTGTTGGTTGGATCATCAACCATCAGTGTCTAATTAAAGACAACATCATGATTTCTCTATTTTAACAGATTGTCAATGTGATAATATCGCCTCATCACCCACTCCTAGTTGTTGATTCTGTGATCGTGCCTTATAGGTAACGCTTCATTTGGATCAGCAACCAATTGGCGCAAAGataaaactttatatttatttgcgTATGTCACAATCAGTGGAAGAACTGTTATTAAGTGAGGACCATCCCACAGTTCATTTGTGCAATCAAATGGACCCGTTTTTTTCATTTGTCCTCCAAATTATCAttggaaaaaaatcatcataatgTCTTAAAGACACGGAAATTTTAAATCATAACCTACACAAGTTGGAATCAGAAATGATATGAGgctaatttgtctttttgttatcTAAACCGAAAACAATGAGCAAGAAAAAGTAGCAGGTCAGCATGTGACAAACTCTTTGACTAAGTTTTAAAGCAGCACGGTTTCCTGTCATTGTCTCTTCTCTTGTCAACTGTCCATCACTGTCCCCGTCTACAGCTGCATTTCATCAAAAATCGGTCTGCAGAACTAACTTCTGGATTGGTAGCTCTAAGATGTCATCCCATCTTAGAGCGACACAGCATTTTAGCGTAATTCTCCGTTTCCCAGCAAATGAGGTGAGGTCCTGCATTTTAATTGGTTTTCAAATGTCAAAACTTTATAAAAGACGCCTAAATCCAAAGTCTCTGAGAATGTCAGTAAAATATCTTGGCTCAGCGGTTGTTAATCCAACTGTGCATGACCACTGTACATGAAATGGAAGCTAACCTGTCACAATCTTTGTTGTCTGTAGCTCCACTAAACAAAGAAAGTTCAAGAAACAGTACATTCACAAGAAACTCATTTTCTATGGACATTTGTTTGATGGAAGCAGTCCCTGGTAGGGGATAGATCAGCATAGTTTAGATATACCTGTGCTTTAAACTTGCAAATTAAGTGCAAGCTTTGCTCCTACTGTGAGAAATACTtcaacaagaagagaaaaaagatgaGTTAAAAGTGGTGGATGTTCCAGTGATATAGACACTGTTTTGAAGTTTTCTGTGAAGCAGAACTTTGTGCAGAAGCGACTGAAATCACTAAGTATACCACTTATTTAAAGACTTTGTGATGCACAAAGCTGAAAAACACACTACCGACTGAACAATACATGTCAGCGGTACAAATGTAgtgattttctttctgtttagtACTATAATGAGCGTCCTCTTAATCATATggcataataatttaaaacattgttctaAGTAgacaaaaaaaggggggggggggggggttgtaggTATATCATACCTGGGTCAGTTTAGTAACTGATTGTTCTGCACTAATAAAACAATAtggaaacatgcaggacaggaaAACAGTAATGTAACAGTTTACAAAAACACCGTTTATATTGCCTTGTCACTTTCACTAGCAAGATCCAGGTCTAATAAGTGTCTGGActgcaggagagaaaaaaacaataaactaatAAGAACAAATGTACGCTAAAGGATCCCTAAAAGTATAATCCTGACACCCAGATATAAGGAAATTCAAAAAAGAGATGAGCAGGAAGTTATCACTCAGTCTGGAAAGAATTCAAGATAATTTTCCAGGCCTTTTAGACTCCAGTGAGGTAACAATGACCTCAACTGTCTCAGGTGAAGTCGGTACTCTTATCGTTCTTATTAGAACGATAAGAAAAGACCGTAAAAAAATGACATCAGTTGTAGAGTACCCAGATGAAAACTGCCACTAAAGCTCATCTcaagaaattaaatataaataaataaacatcatcGAAGATCCCCAAGACATTTTGGAAAATACTTTGAGGACTGATGAGATGAAAATAGAACTTttaggaagattttcatttggCATTAAACTAACAACATTTCAGAACAAGAACATAATCCTTGTAGTCAAACATGGTGTTGGCAGTGTAATGGTCTTGGTCTGCTTTACTTCTTTAGGACCTGTAAAATCTGTTAATGGAACCAACTGGGTCCGGCAGCCAGCTGATTTATACAACAGGGCAATCCACTAAAGTACAATAGCAAGTTCGCATGGGAatgattacaaaaataaagtatttgagTTGTGTAGTCAAAATATGGGTCTAAATCCTATTATGATGCTGTGGCATAAACATATGTTCAACACCCCACCAGTctggctgaaataaaacagttctACTAAGAATTGGGACTGAAAATGTATCTACACCAATGTAAAAGACTGATTAACAGTCTTTAATAACTGAGAGCAGTTGCTGCTGCTAGGAgtaggttgttgtttttctcctaataaagaaaatcataatttgaatactgcattttgtatttactcagataatctttgtctaaaatgtttaggcatgaaaaaaacaacataataaatctGTTAAATCTGGACATATTTTTCCATGGCACTCGATTTAAAAGGAGACAAGACGCTGTCTCAATAAATTTTTACCAGCCCGAAACATTACTGACTGCTCAGCTTTTTCAAATTGAGACCGTTATCCTACATTTCTTACATGAATCCAGGtgctgacttttatttattggCTTTGTacattaaaacagcaaaacaaaacagctctgcTACTAAATCTCATATTATTTTGTTCTCTACAATCAAAACTGACAATGTTTCAATGCTTCCATCCAGCTGCTAGGCTGAGCTGGACCTAAAATAAAGCCTTCACTTTACTTCCCCTGGCAGGACTCTGGGCTACATCTAAAGGCTGAAGCACAGTGACCCGGCCCACAATGCCCCATCGGTAATTAGACCTATTTAATTGGGTCAATGTGTTCCTCTTTTCAGGCTCTCCATCTTATCTGCAGAAAACTGAAAGATTTCTGGGAATTAACAGCTTATCCGGAGCGGAGGAGGTTCATTATGCTTTTACCTCCTTTTTCTCATCCAAGAACATTTTAGAATGGTTTTAGTGACTAATTAGAATAATTTGAACAACGTGaatgatttaaaagcagaacagcCCATTTCAATAGCCGCTCTTCCACAGGGAATCAAACACCTTCTGATTTACCGAGCTAAATTTAGTTTGAGTTTGTGTTCTTGCTCACAAAATTGTCTTTGCTGTTTCTTGTGCTATGTTtgttgaatgttttatttatctggaattcttaaaaaaaaaaaaaaaatccctccgCCAAACAGCTAAAATATCCAACATGCAACAGTTGTGGTTGGAATCAGAGATGTAGCCttgcaaataatgttttttgagGTAGTTCTTGATTATGTTGATCAAATGCAGATTTCTTTTAGGTTTGTAAACCTTGTTACAACAGCTAGCAGGCTTAATtaggaggcaaccggactttggCTAAGTTCcttctgaagacgtttcgacACCAAACAAAGCTGGCAGAAGAAACAACGCTGCGTCGAACACAGGGGAGACAACAGAATGACGTGaaaacattgtcatcccatatgcagggtttcccgcagcactatcttggcgaggcggccaaactcacgctaccgcctcgccaacattccaaaaaaaaaaagaaaagaaaactaactcgaaatgcttgcatgtttattcgAAGTTAACacgcatttttttgttgttgctttctcgcgtgcatatagtgaatggcaaggaaaaaacaggcaaaaatacatggatactttgaagcgagaagcaGGTCgacttcacccccccccccccccccccacagaatTTGTGTTGTGCAGCTGGAAGGCCTTTGATTGactgggggaaaccctgttATATGAAAGAAAAGCTGAGCTTTGTCACCGTGTGTTTGCTCTTTACACTTTTTCCGCATGGCTCTAAGACCAAAATTGTTGACTTCACAGATTACTCTTTCTCTTTGGTTCAAAATCCGTCTGTAAGCAGTTGTTGGCAGGCCGAGTCATAGCCGGACGTAACATTAAGCCGACTCACGAGAGGAAATGTTGTCCTTGTGAcccaaagaaatgtgttttcagcATCGGTCTCCTCCCTCCCCAGACTCCCATCCCTATGTGCCGTCGCTGGTCTGCGCCTTCTTCATGTGTCTGACACCTCTGTGGATCGTCGTGTCCTCTAAGCACCCGGCCAGCCGCACGCTGCTGTACTGCGGGTGGGAGCCGGTCATCACCGCCATGGTCATCAGCAGGTGGGTTTCTGTTCACACTTGTCAGGGGAAAGAAACCCCGAAGTTCCTTGCTGTATGATGGGCCGACAACGAGTAGGAACGGttaaagtagaaggaaaatacaCATGGCTTTCAATGGTAATCCCAATAGTGTGATGTGTCTAAGTGTTTAAGCCCGTTTCAACTGGTTCCCGCTGAGCAAGGACAGCGTTTATTGGTTACCAGTTAACTCACACAAATCTAGCCTTTATGGCAGAAAGAACGCCTGTGTCCAGCTTGACACAAGCCGTGTAGAATGAGGTGCTCTGGCCCGGTCAGAACTttttgggaggaaaaaaagctgcttgaaaagacctgagactggggtggaggttgaccttccagcaggacggcGACCTTAAACACCCTGCCAGAGCTACTATGGGATGGCTTAGATGGAAAAAGCATCTCTTTGCTAGAATGATCTATAGTATCATGTAGTATCGTGTTGCCCCGGCCCCATATGTTCCTGCACACTGCCAATTAGCTGGCAAATAAGGCCATGGAGCTTTTGGCATACTTACAGAAAAGACCAATTCAGCTATTTGGAAACGTTTCTGGCTTTGAGAAACTGCCAGTCAAGGTTATAGAAACTAAAGGAGCTTCACCCATCACTGTTACGATGGTACTACTGCAGTGTTGTTTCAGCTATGTATTtctaaaaaagacagaaaagggaAGTAAGAAGCTGGTTGGCGAGCTGTACAGAATTGAAGCAGTTTGGTCATGGcatgtatttttcatttaaaccttGTTTATTGTGTTCACACTGTCAAAAAGTGGAATTTTCACTCATGGTTTCCTGCTGTATCTCATACCAGTGTGTGCCTTTAATGGTTTTATTGTCATTTCGTGTTTGTCAGCAGAATAGAATGAAATCAAATTGTGTTTCTCTGAAGGACATTGATGAGgcagttttgtctcttttaaATGTTGGGTTACTTGTTGTTTCAGTTTCTATGGTAACCGACTGCTGTAAATGCCAATGAGCGGTGGTAGTCTCTACCAGGGATGGACAgttgtgtaaaatgttttttttttttgtttttttttagtgataCGATGGAACTTCTTAAATTAATCGTGTTCTGGAGTGGCCTGTTGGGTATTGGCTCTTTTCAGTAGCGGTGTTTGTGTTTGAGGGGATCTTAATGTTTACAATGATTCACGTCATAGCCAtacaaaatgttgcaaaaagagACGATGAATGAATGACACAACTTTCAAATACTTTATACAATTACTTATCACAATAAATACTGCAAaagtatagatttttttataagGCCATATCGATGATCTCTGATCTCTACCACCTCAGTTACTGCTTTAGATTCAGATCTGACATTAACCACAGCATCAGTATACACAGCTACAGCTCTTTTGTCTGGATGGCTGGAAGGTTAGCCGTCAGAACTTTATGATTCTAATATGTTGCTGTGGAGACAACCAGAAACAATACAGCCTCTGACTCGTCTATAGGTGTAGGCCAGGGTTAGACAAATTAATCACATGTAATTATACTATGTGGTATACTTGGTCGTCAGAGACCAGGATGTTAGATGCAAGATTTACAAGCAACATTTAACAGTAAATCTTATTCAAAAATGTCCCCAttctttaagtcagttattCATATGAAAAGTACCCATGTCTGGtgtattttttactttgttagttTGACTTAATAATATGATAATTGGTTTGAATCAGAAAGctggaaatggcaaaaaagaatgaaataaaaagtctgGGAAAGGTTCccagtgaaaaagaaaagcaaagaattTTGCTTCttatcctttttttcctctgcctATGATGTCATCATATTAGTTCCGCTCCCATGATGACATCATGACAGCATAGTAGTCACATTGTGATGTCATCGCTTCTGTAGAACTCCTTTAAAACCCAACAGAGGAAGTTCTGTGTCAGTTTTGATCAAGTCCACTTAGCGTGCACATCTCAGTGAATTACACTGAGCGATCAAAACTACTTCCAGCAGCTTTCAACCTTGAACTTGCGAGTAAAAagaattttcacttttttcaaaGCACAATGGCTGATTGCGATATGACTACAAAGACAGAGGGAATCACCGTCACTCCACCCACCACTAAGACCGACAAGAGGTCCATTGGCGATTATCTCTTTGCTCACCGTCTCTACCAGACATCTCAGGCCGAGAACATGGAACTTAAGAAAAACGCAGCGGCAATGAGCCTTCGCCTGGCCGAGCTCCAGGCTGAAATAGAAAAACTCAGACAGCAGCGGCCGACCCAAAGCAGAGCCAGCGAGGGAAACAAGTATCTGCGTAACTATGAGGAATGTATGAGAAAAAGAGTTACAGAGATCGTATTAGAGAGGCGCAGTCTCAAGGAAAAGGCCAAACGTCTGGGGCAAACCGGTTCCGAAGCCACACAACTGGAGCAGGAAAAGAACTATGCAGAGAAGAAATCCCtggaggagataaaaagtaacatGGGAAAAGACTCCTGGAAGTTGAAACAAGAAAAGGCAAATCTGCGAATGGAGGAAGCAGCCTTTTCGGAAAAGAAAGGGACAGAGGAAGGTGAAATCACACTGATGGATAAGAAAGAGTCTCAGGAGGAACAGAAAACGCAACTTGAGCTTCAAGCACTGAAGGAGGAGAGGCAGACCTTGGAAGCTCGGACAGAGGAGATTGAGAAGCAGAAAAAGGAGATCGATCAGGCAAAAGAGAAACTAGAGGCAGAAAAACAGGAGTTGCTTCAAGAAAAAAGCAAATTGGCGGCAGAGAAACAGCAACTGGAGGCTGCAAGGCAACTTTTTGGACAGGAGACTCGAGACCTTGACGAGGAGAAGATAAAACTGCGGCAAGAAAAAGACGAGATGGAAGAAACTAAAAATGAAGTCAAACAAGCCATCGAAAAACtgagagaagagaagaagaaacttGAGGAGGACCGTAAAGAAATGGGGATCAATGAGCAGGAAATGAAGCGACTGGAAGTAAAGCTGAAAGACATGGAGAATGAGAAAAGAATGGTAGAATACGGCAAGAAAAATGCAGAGCAGGAGGTAATGGACATCAAAAAGGTTCTGGATGAAGAGAGGAACACGTTAGAGGCAGAAAAGAAACAGCTAGAACAAAACAAGGTAAAAGTTGACGAGGAGAGTAAAAAACTCGAGGTGGAAAGGACAACCCTGGAAGCTCGGGTTGAGCGATtggaaaaagaacagaaagacTTGGAGGAAGATAAGAAAATGCTCCAGACAGAGAAAACTGATCTTGAAAAAGAAATGGAGGAGTTTTCTAAAGAGCGCATGAAGATGGACAGCGAGAAGAGAAAGATTATGGAAGAACAATGCAGCGAGAGCAAGAGGTTGAATGAAGTAAAACGCCAAATTCCAGAAGACAGTGAAAAACTTGACATGGAGAGCGAAAATCAAGAGGTTCAGGAGGcaagtggtaaaaaaaacaaaagagggaaaaaacaaaagaaactttCAGATAAACTGATGGctgttaaagaaaaacttgaagaaaaggtgaagaaagttatagagaaaaaaaggaaaggcttTTGGAGCTGGTTGTgcatatagttaaaaaaaacagcctcctGCTTCCTGCACCTCATTGTTCCTTCACCGCTCCCTCACCTTCCCCCCTTTTCTGTTGTTcctataaacagaaaaaaaaggacttttaatttttaaatctacattATTGAACATATTGTGGAACAAAGGTTCACCCTATTTATGTTGATTACTAAACTTATTAAGGAACTAAAGTAGGGCAGCACAGTGCCAATCTTACCAATCTTTActctttttattaacaaaaacacatttctaaatAGAAGACAAATtagcaccttttttttaaaatattttttttaatgaacatgTCAgtgggacttcaacgctcacgtgggcaatgacagtggaaCATGGAGGGGCATGGTTGGAAGGACTGGCCCACCTGaactgaactcgagtggtgttctgttgttggacttctatgcttgtcatggattgtccatcacaaacaccatgttcaagcttaagggtgtccatatgtgctcttggcaccaggacaccctaggccgcagtttaatgatcgactttgttgtagtttcatctgatctgtgaccgcatgtcttggacactcgggtgattCCCTCTCCactgaccactacctggtggtgagctggttccgatggtgggggaggaagccggtcagacctggcaggcccaaacgtattgtgagggtttgctgggaacgtctggcagagtcctcCATTAGACGGagccttaaggctctggatgttgtggggctgtgttggttaacgcggctctgcagcattgcatggacgtcgggggcagttcccctggattggcagactggggtggtgggcgcccctatttaaaaagggggaccagagggtgtgttccaactacagtgGGACCTTGTTTTCTCTTAACCTATGAATTcatgttttctaaataaataacttagAATTTACAAAataagctaaaaataaataaacaggtaAGTAATGCAGCCTCAAAGGGGGCACGGTGTCCCGTGTTCTGTCTTGGGCCGGTCCCAAGCCCGGATAAATGCAGAGGGTTGCGTTAGGAAGGGCATCCGCCGTAAAAATTTGACCAAGTTTACCATGCGAGTCAATAATACGATCTCCAAACCGGATTGGTTGTGCTGGGTTAACAATGACCGCCACCGGCGCTTGGGAACCGACAGGATACCGGTGGAATTTGGGGCACTGTTGCtcagcaaagaagaagaggaagaatcGGAACGAGCTTTCTCGCAAAGTTGTACTTGATACGTACGAGGAGTTTGCTTTGATAAGGTGCTGCACACAGACAAACATAATATTGACATAAGTAAATGTATAAGAATAAC
This Fundulus heteroclitus isolate FHET01 chromosome 19, MU-UCD_Fhet_4.1, whole genome shotgun sequence DNA region includes the following protein-coding sequences:
- the LOC110366907 gene encoding trichohyalin-like, producing MADCDMTTKTEGITVTPPTTKTDKRSIGDYLFAHRLYQTSQAENMELKKNAAAMSLRLAELQAEIEKLRQQRPTQSRASEGNKYLRNYEECMRKRVTEIVLERRSLKEKAKRLGQTGSEATQLEQEKNYAEKKSLEEIKSNMGKDSWKLKQEKANLRMEEAAFSEKKGTEEGEITLMDKKESQEEQKTQLELQALKEERQTLEARTEEIEKQKKEIDQAKEKLEAEKQELLQEKSKLAAEKQQLEAARQLFGQETRDLDEEKIKLRQEKDEMEETKNEVKQAIEKLREEKKKLEEDRKEMGINEQEMKRLEVKLKDMENEKRMVEYGKKNAEQEVMDIKKVLDEERNTLEAEKKQLEQNKVKVDEESKKLEVERTTLEARVERLEKEQKDLEEDKKMLQTEKTDLEKEMEEFSKERMKMDSEKRKIMEEQCSESKRLNEVKRQIPEDSEKLDMESENQEVQEASGKKNKRGKKQKKLSDKLMAVKEKLEEKVKKVIEKKRKGFWSWLCI